One genomic window of Campylobacter curvus includes the following:
- a CDS encoding flagellar biosynthesis anti-sigma factor FlgM, which yields MINSLGSRPSFGANTLTKSADVKKEQAVQNAQSKQSDKVSQIAAAIADGSYKVDISKTAKAIADTIA from the coding sequence ATGATAAATTCACTAGGTTCAAGACCAAGTTTCGGGGCAAATACGCTGACAAAAAGCGCAGATGTCAAGAAAGAACAAGCTGTCCAAAACGCGCAATCAAAGCAAAGCGACAAAGTAAGTCAGATCGCCGCTGCGATAGCTGATGGAAGCTACAAGGTCGATATCTCAAAAACCGCAAAGGCTATTGCAGATACGATCGCATAA
- a CDS encoding rod-binding protein: protein MQIDNQMALNSYNALGTDAITKKQNFSKTQQDKLLKEQTDAFEAFMIKAVLDIALKEDDKNSLFPKAAGEDIYRSMYNDTMSRALSGGLGFSQLLYDFLKRDS, encoded by the coding sequence ATGCAAATAGATAATCAAATGGCGCTAAACTCATATAACGCCTTAGGTACGGACGCCATAACCAAAAAGCAAAATTTTAGCAAGACGCAGCAAGATAAGCTTTTAAAAGAGCAGACCGATGCGTTTGAAGCGTTTATGATAAAGGCGGTTTTAGACATCGCACTTAAAGAGGATGATAAAAATTCGCTCTTTCCAAAGGCTGCCGGCGAGGATATTTACCGCTCGATGTATAACGATACGATGAGCCGAGCGCTGAGTGGCGGGCTAGGATTTTCTCAGCTTTTATACGATTTTTTAAAGCGAGACTCTTAA
- a CDS encoding flagellar basal body P-ring protein FlgI: protein MLSLAVASLLSSGAFAAQIKDIASVVGVRDNQLIGYGLVVGLNGTGDGSTSKFTIQSISNMLQSVNVKINPDDIKSKNTAAVMVTAKLPAFARHGDKIDVVISSIGDAKSLQGGTLLMTPLKGVDGDIYALAQGSLSIGGKSAGRAGSGGNHVTAGSIPGGALVEREVIYDIYNQNTINLSLKNTNFKTAMDVQNAINANIGDDVARAIDPRTIVVKKPDEVDMIELVSGILELQVDYKADDKVVIDERTGTIVSGIDTVVDPVVLTHGNITLKIEPDSYREPNDTDVDIGGDTAIAPNTNLLKISGEKTTVANVARALNKLGATPTDIISILENLKRVGAIHVDLEII from the coding sequence ATTTTATCTTTGGCTGTGGCTTCCTTGCTTTCAAGCGGTGCATTTGCCGCGCAGATAAAAGATATAGCCAGTGTCGTTGGTGTGCGTGACAATCAGCTCATCGGCTACGGCCTAGTCGTCGGACTAAACGGCACGGGAGACGGCTCTACATCTAAATTTACGATCCAGTCGATCTCAAATATGCTTCAAAGCGTGAACGTAAAGATAAATCCCGACGATATCAAATCAAAAAATACCGCAGCCGTCATGGTAACGGCGAAGCTGCCTGCATTTGCCAGACATGGCGATAAGATCGATGTCGTGATCTCATCTATCGGCGATGCTAAGAGCTTGCAGGGCGGCACGCTTTTGATGACACCGCTTAAAGGCGTGGACGGCGATATATACGCTCTCGCGCAAGGATCGCTCAGTATAGGCGGCAAGAGTGCCGGCAGGGCGGGCTCGGGGGGCAATCACGTGACCGCAGGCTCGATCCCGGGAGGCGCTTTAGTCGAGCGCGAGGTGATTTACGACATCTATAATCAAAACACTATAAATTTAAGCCTCAAAAATACGAATTTTAAAACCGCTATGGACGTTCAAAACGCCATCAATGCAAACATAGGCGATGATGTGGCAAGGGCGATAGACCCTAGAACGATCGTCGTTAAAAAGCCCGATGAAGTGGATATGATAGAGCTGGTGAGCGGTATCTTGGAGCTGCAAGTTGATTATAAAGCCGATGATAAAGTCGTGATAGACGAGCGCACCGGCACTATCGTAAGCGGCATCGATACGGTCGTAGACCCGGTCGTTTTGACTCACGGAAACATAACTCTTAAAATAGAACCTGACAGCTACCGCGAGCCAAACGATACCGACGTCGATATAGGCGGCGATACGGCTATCGCTCCAAATACGAATTTACTCAAAATTTCAGGCGAGAAAACGACGGTGGCAAACGTAGCTAGAGCTTTGAACAAGCTTGGAGCGACACCGACGGATATCATTTCCATACTTGAAAATTTAAAGCGTGTAGGCGCGATACATGTCGATCTGGAGATAATCTGA
- the rsmD gene encoding 16S rRNA (guanine(966)-N(2))-methyltransferase RsmD, which translates to MSKIFTAISSGKFKGKKLELPSLSTTRSTKNIVKGSFFDTLRDELAGKIFIEGFGGSAVMACEALSNGADSAIAIEKDRVAFKLTAKNMASVDELNLRAINGDSFEILADIVNSQTKLVLLYLDPPFDTRDGFNGVYDALSKLIADLKKDKIFMIVFEHASSFKFSDKIANFTLLKSKKFGATTLSYFIYNDKLADKF; encoded by the coding sequence TTGAGTAAAATTTTCACCGCTATTTCAAGCGGGAAATTTAAAGGTAAAAAGCTGGAGCTTCCAAGCCTTAGCACCACTAGAAGCACGAAAAATATCGTGAAGGGCTCGTTTTTTGATACGCTTAGAGATGAGCTCGCGGGTAAAATTTTCATCGAAGGCTTTGGCGGGAGTGCGGTGATGGCGTGTGAAGCGTTAAGTAACGGCGCAGATAGCGCGATAGCCATCGAAAAAGATAGGGTTGCCTTTAAGCTCACGGCAAAAAATATGGCGAGCGTAGATGAGCTAAATTTACGAGCGATAAATGGCGATAGCTTTGAAATTTTGGCTGACATCGTAAATTCTCAAACAAAACTGGTCTTGCTCTACCTGGATCCGCCATTTGATACGAGAGATGGTTTTAACGGCGTCTATGACGCACTTAGTAAGCTTATAGCGGACCTTAAGAAAGATAAAATTTTCATGATAGTGTTCGAGCATGCCAGTAGCTTTAAATTTAGCGATAAGATCGCAAATTTCACCCTTTTAAAATCAAAAAAATTCGGTGCCACTACGCTTTCTTATTTTATTTATAACGATAAGCTCGCTGATAAATTTTAG
- a CDS encoding FlaG family protein, with protein sequence MEIFKAAANQAMSANINPSQQNQIETRQIEHTDIEENVTANKKSKLEDALDKELDGLSNEELAKRTKEVTDKLNFQMEQLDTNVRFAYNDTLNLMVVQVKDAKTGDLVTQLPSKQAIKISEYFKESIGILFDKES encoded by the coding sequence ATGGAAATTTTCAAGGCGGCTGCGAATCAAGCGATGAGCGCGAACATAAATCCGTCGCAGCAAAATCAAATCGAAACTAGACAAATCGAGCACACGGATATCGAAGAAAACGTCACTGCCAATAAAAAATCAAAACTTGAAGATGCACTTGACAAGGAGCTTGACGGACTTAGTAACGAAGAGCTCGCCAAAAGGACTAAAGAAGTGACCGATAAGCTGAATTTCCAAATGGAGCAGCTCGATACAAACGTGAGATTTGCCTACAACGATACGCTAAATTTGATGGTCGTTCAGGTAAAAGACGCAAAAACAGGCGACTTGGTGACACAGCTACCAAGCAAACAAGCGATAAAAATAAGCGAATATTTCAAAGAGAGTATCGGCATACTCTTTGACAAGGAGAGTTAA
- the fliD gene encoding flagellar filament capping protein FliD: protein MAVGSITNLGFGTNNSALNDELVNKLKKADEEAQIKPITSRIEKNEIRQKDLAALKTLVSNVNVSAKSLASETLYLKRQVSSTGTAASITAASGVSIQSFDLDVKQVAQRDTYQSSKFYSSTSLLGLTQNGSFDVEINGNKYSIGVTKSTTYQDIVDKINEVSGGNLQARILNVGGSNPYQIMLQSADTGATQTIKFSNDTAGVLEKLGWDSNQIPVTDESGNPVYNSDGTQKFTSNLEKNKLMSAQDAIFNYNGVNVTRTKNTIDDLRPGVTITLKEAGKSSFSIGQDTTDVAKAVEEFIKDYNLMVTNLGIATNYDEEKGSGSFQGRSEITSIRSTVSRLVTGQNDEGKALSRFGIITDKDGKLMLDDKNTLSKALSSNLEEVQKFFMGSSKIETISYIGVNKVASGQLDIKTGDLSINGKAVKFQTAAGSTAAQNALALQQAINSAGIEGVSASLDSSGERIVLKRSDGQNIEIKGDASALNQLGMSTATVNAVTTKTAGLFTNLNSKLEEIVGIDNRKDGTLTVLAKQLKEEGESLTTDKENTQKLLDEKYNTMKDRFIKYNSIIANLENQFSTLKQMIEQEMNSKK, encoded by the coding sequence ATGGCAGTCGGAAGTATAACGAATTTAGGATTTGGTACAAACAACAGCGCACTAAATGACGAGCTCGTAAATAAGCTAAAAAAGGCCGATGAAGAGGCTCAAATAAAACCTATAACAAGCCGCATAGAGAAAAACGAGATAAGACAAAAAGACCTAGCTGCGTTAAAAACTCTCGTCAGCAATGTCAATGTCAGCGCAAAGTCGCTAGCAAGCGAGACTTTGTATCTAAAAAGGCAAGTAAGCTCCACCGGAACGGCCGCTAGCATAACGGCTGCAAGCGGCGTCAGCATACAAAGCTTTGATCTTGATGTCAAGCAAGTAGCTCAAAGAGATACATACCAAAGCTCGAAATTTTATAGCTCTACAAGCTTGCTCGGCCTCACACAAAACGGCTCTTTCGATGTTGAAATAAACGGAAATAAATACTCTATCGGCGTCACCAAATCAACGACATATCAAGATATCGTGGATAAGATAAACGAGGTCAGCGGCGGGAATTTACAAGCTCGTATCCTAAACGTAGGCGGAAGCAACCCTTATCAAATAATGCTTCAATCAGCTGACACGGGAGCTACTCAAACAATAAAATTTTCAAACGATACAGCTGGGGTTTTAGAAAAGCTGGGCTGGGACAGCAACCAAATACCAGTCACCGACGAGAGCGGCAACCCAGTATATAACAGCGACGGCACACAAAAATTTACGTCGAATTTAGAAAAAAACAAGCTTATGTCGGCACAAGATGCGATCTTTAACTACAACGGCGTAAATGTAACGCGCACCAAAAATACGATCGACGATCTGCGCCCAGGCGTCACTATCACCCTAAAAGAGGCCGGAAAGTCATCTTTTAGCATCGGTCAAGACACTACCGACGTTGCAAAGGCTGTGGAAGAATTTATCAAAGACTACAACCTGATGGTAACAAATTTAGGTATAGCGACAAACTACGATGAGGAAAAGGGCTCGGGCTCTTTTCAGGGAAGAAGCGAGATAACGAGTATCCGCTCAACCGTCAGTCGCCTAGTCACCGGACAAAACGACGAAGGCAAAGCTTTAAGTAGATTCGGCATAATTACCGACAAAGACGGTAAATTGATGCTTGATGATAAGAATACACTAAGCAAAGCTCTAAGCTCAAATCTCGAAGAGGTGCAAAAGTTTTTCATGGGCTCAAGCAAGATCGAGACAATAAGCTATATAGGCGTAAATAAAGTTGCCAGCGGACAACTGGATATCAAAACGGGCGATCTATCTATAAATGGCAAAGCCGTGAAATTTCAAACTGCAGCAGGATCGACCGCCGCACAAAACGCTCTCGCGCTTCAACAAGCCATAAATAGCGCCGGCATAGAGGGCGTAAGCGCTAGCCTCGATAGTAGCGGCGAGAGGATAGTACTAAAGCGAAGTGACGGTCAAAATATCGAGATCAAAGGCGATGCCTCGGCTCTAAATCAGCTTGGTATGAGCACGGCTACCGTAAATGCGGTGACAACTAAAACGGCTGGACTTTTTACAAATTTAAACTCGAAACTAGAAGAAATCGTCGGCATAGATAACAGAAAAGACGGCACATTGACCGTTCTTGCCAAACAGCTCAAAGAAGAAGGCGAGTCTTTGACTACAGACAAAGAAAATACTCAAAAGCTGCTAGATGAAAAATATAACACGATGAAAGATAGATTTATCAAATATAACTCCATCATCGCAAATTTAGAAAATCAATTTTCTACGCTAAAGCAGATGATCGAGCAAGAAATGAATAGCAAAAAATAA
- the fliS gene encoding flagellar export chaperone FliS, whose amino-acid sequence MKSAAYNAYAQSSFGGIESPTKLIEMLYDGILKFIFRTKKAMEVGDIEKKVYYINRANAIFVELLNSLDYSQGDVAHYLSGLYARQMQLLAMANINNDMNALNEVTNVVKQLSEAWREVTADE is encoded by the coding sequence ATGAAATCAGCAGCATATAATGCATACGCTCAGTCAAGCTTCGGGGGCATAGAGTCCCCGACCAAGCTCATCGAAATGCTTTACGACGGAATTTTAAAATTTATATTTCGCACGAAAAAAGCCATGGAAGTCGGAGATATAGAAAAAAAAGTTTATTATATAAACCGCGCCAATGCGATATTCGTAGAGCTTTTAAATTCGCTTGATTACAGCCAAGGGGATGTAGCTCACTACCTAAGCGGACTCTACGCCAGGCAGATGCAGCTTCTAGCCATGGCAAACATAAACAACGATATGAACGCACTAAATGAAGTGACAAACGTAGTAAAACAACTCTCCGAGGCCTGGAGAGAGGTGACCGCAGATGAATGA
- the truD gene encoding tRNA pseudouridine(13) synthase TruD, which produces MQEDTIFKPLYTLTHAPINAHFSKNADDFVVRELPLYSFSGQGEHLMIEIAKKDMTTQEALRALSDATGVKLREFGYAGLKDKQGMTTQFVSMPRKFEANLANFSHEKMKILSTVAHENKLRVGHLHANNFFIRLKKVMPSEAVKLENAIKTLDASGFANYFGYQRFGKFGDNAASGQELLKSGTLNGKRLKNPKMSEFLISAYQSELFNRWLSKRVEISRFAQDFSLAELGEIYKFIPREELKSLKAQRRFFKLIAGEVLGHYPHGKCFLCEDLDAELERFARRDITSCGLIVGAKAYEATRTARMIEDEVFGEAREFNAKMSGSRRFAWSYLENVEYKYIPEKAHFTMSFTLQKGSYATVVLEEILHKNIFD; this is translated from the coding sequence ATGCAAGAGGACACCATTTTTAAGCCGCTTTACACGCTCACGCACGCGCCAATAAACGCGCATTTTAGCAAAAACGCCGATGACTTCGTCGTGCGCGAGCTGCCACTTTACAGTTTTAGCGGGCAGGGCGAGCACCTCATGATCGAAATCGCCAAAAAGGACATGACGACACAGGAGGCACTGCGCGCGCTAAGCGACGCTACCGGCGTGAAGCTACGTGAATTTGGCTACGCGGGGCTAAAAGACAAGCAGGGCATGACGACGCAGTTTGTCTCGATGCCGCGTAAATTTGAGGCGAATTTGGCAAATTTTAGCCACGAAAAGATGAAAATTCTAAGCACTGTCGCGCATGAAAATAAGCTTCGCGTCGGACATCTGCACGCAAACAACTTTTTCATCCGCTTAAAAAAGGTCATGCCAAGCGAGGCGGTAAAACTGGAAAATGCGATCAAAACGCTGGATGCGTCGGGCTTTGCGAACTATTTTGGCTATCAGCGCTTTGGTAAATTTGGCGATAACGCCGCGAGCGGGCAGGAGCTGCTAAAATCGGGCACGCTAAATGGCAAGCGGCTGAAAAATCCAAAAATGAGCGAGTTTTTGATCTCGGCGTATCAAAGCGAGCTTTTTAACCGCTGGCTTAGCAAACGTGTTGAAATTTCACGCTTTGCGCAGGATTTTAGTCTCGCTGAGCTTGGCGAAATTTACAAATTTATCCCGCGCGAGGAGTTAAAAAGCTTAAAGGCGCAAAGGCGGTTTTTCAAGCTGATCGCGGGCGAAGTTTTGGGACATTACCCGCATGGCAAGTGCTTTTTGTGCGAGGATTTGGACGCGGAGCTAGAAAGATTTGCTCGCCGCGACATCACAAGCTGCGGGCTCATCGTCGGTGCGAAGGCCTATGAGGCGACCCGCACCGCGCGTATGATCGAGGATGAAGTGTTTGGCGAGGCGCGCGAATTTAACGCCAAAATGAGTGGCTCGCGGCGCTTTGCGTGGAGCTATCTTGAAAATGTGGAATATAAATATATCCCGGAAAAGGCGCACTTTACGATGAGCTTTACGTTACAAAAGGGGTCGTATGCGACGGTGGTGCTGGAAGAAATTTTGCATAAAAATATTTTCGATTAG
- a CDS encoding thiamine-phosphate kinase → MDKENFTIGCFESKFIGDDAAVVGTQVFSKDLFAQNSHFKLGWLNLEQIGYKAMIVNFSDCIVMNARPKFALLGLSLPRNFTRAQITELTRGIKKACDEFDVQIIGGDTISSDALNLSVTIVGKLAGKVMRRSGAKKGDIVAHTGRLGGSLKGLRTLQNGGQVGANSRFVKPVLRERFFYAAAKFINAAMDVSDGLGMDLAKLCAASGCGVKFSRKLSQMQLKSGEEYEILFTFSPRHAARVKNEAKKARVRLNLIGKITKGRYKNHARGHHF, encoded by the coding sequence ATGGATAAAGAAAATTTCACGATCGGATGTTTTGAGAGTAAATTTATCGGCGATGACGCAGCGGTCGTCGGCACACAGGTGTTTAGCAAGGATTTGTTCGCGCAAAATTCACACTTTAAGCTTGGCTGGTTAAATTTAGAGCAGATCGGCTATAAGGCGATGATCGTAAATTTCTCCGACTGCATCGTGATGAACGCGAGACCAAAATTTGCGCTGCTTGGGCTATCTTTGCCGCGAAATTTCACGCGCGCGCAGATAACTGAGCTCACGCGCGGTATAAAAAAGGCTTGCGACGAGTTTGACGTGCAGATCATCGGCGGCGATACGATCAGCTCTGACGCGCTAAATTTAAGCGTCACTATCGTGGGCAAGCTTGCGGGCAAAGTTATGCGTCGAAGCGGCGCGAAAAAGGGCGACATAGTAGCTCACACGGGCAGGCTCGGAGGCAGTCTAAAAGGGCTTCGTACGCTGCAAAACGGCGGGCAGGTCGGGGCAAATTCGCGCTTTGTAAAACCCGTGCTAAGAGAGAGGTTTTTTTACGCGGCGGCAAAATTTATAAACGCCGCGATGGATGTCTCTGACGGGCTGGGAATGGATCTAGCCAAGCTTTGTGCGGCGAGCGGGTGCGGGGTGAAATTTAGCCGAAAATTAAGCCAAATGCAGCTAAAAAGCGGCGAAGAGTATGAAATTTTATTTACTTTTAGCCCGCGTCACGCCGCCCGTGTCAAAAACGAAGCCAAAAAAGCCCGCGTCAGGCTAAATTTGATAGGAAAAATCACAAAAGGAAGATACAAAAATCATGCAAGAGGACACCATTTTTAA
- a CDS encoding HdrB C-terminal domain-containing protein, with protein sequence MLEVRIFRFDAKHDVLRYYKPYFFDEPGFKTPETLLKEVKKQDPFFECGKSSHIKINGVVVPIDWDFDDILRHFGDKLTIEPLSTKRAVKDLVIDDGDFWAKFKPFAKFCDASDKAAYAQLAPYFYTDFIKDYESGFVGASAIMLDKILCEKYPQKKDEILQLVADKKTGVWIARNLSDFIVHGSEIYDTAVEFASSNLKQPKSERKALAPEPNTGRILEMEHDFDGFKIAFTGEISPELKKLKAKFIKPQSANLPCGFDMLGLNDELAYKLASKILFEAFDSGADFLLALNEAQFYMFDTLGVKLSKFCGRDLDGFYILRQSELIALANGDIPQSLSEHRLKVGLVL encoded by the coding sequence ATGCTTGAAGTCAGGATTTTTAGATTTGACGCGAAACACGATGTTTTAAGATATTATAAACCGTATTTTTTTGATGAACCGGGCTTTAAAACGCCTGAAACTTTGCTAAAGGAGGTCAAAAAACAAGATCCATTTTTTGAGTGTGGCAAGAGTTCGCATATCAAAATAAACGGTGTCGTAGTGCCGATAGATTGGGATTTTGATGATATTTTGAGACATTTTGGCGACAAGCTCACGATCGAGCCGCTTAGCACGAAGCGAGCTGTCAAAGATCTAGTGATAGATGACGGTGATTTTTGGGCTAAATTTAAGCCGTTTGCCAAATTTTGCGATGCAAGCGACAAGGCGGCATACGCGCAGCTCGCACCATATTTTTACACCGATTTTATCAAGGACTACGAGAGCGGATTTGTGGGGGCTAGCGCGATAATGTTGGACAAAATCCTATGCGAAAAATACCCGCAAAAAAAAGATGAAATTTTACAGCTTGTCGCGGATAAAAAGACGGGCGTCTGGATAGCGCGAAATTTGAGCGATTTTATAGTGCATGGTAGCGAAATTTACGATACGGCAGTAGAGTTTGCAAGCTCAAATTTAAAGCAGCCAAAGAGCGAGAGAAAAGCTCTAGCACCAGAGCCCAATACGGGCAGGATTTTAGAGATGGAACACGATTTTGACGGGTTTAAGATAGCCTTTACAGGAGAGATCTCACCCGAGCTAAAAAAGCTAAAAGCTAAATTTATAAAGCCGCAAAGTGCGAATCTACCGTGCGGGTTTGATATGCTGGGGCTAAATGACGAGCTGGCTTATAAGCTGGCAAGTAAAATTTTATTCGAGGCGTTTGATAGCGGGGCGGACTTTTTACTGGCCCTAAACGAGGCGCAGTTTTATATGTTCGACACTCTTGGCGTGAAGCTATCGAAATTTTGCGGTAGAGATTTGGATGGATTTTATATACTTAGACAAAGCGAGCTGATAGCGCTAGCAAACGGTGATATCCCTCAAAGCTTAAGCGAGCATAGGCTAAAAGTCGGGCTGGTTTTATAG
- a CDS encoding menaquinone biosynthesis decarboxylase, producing the protein MDYIKLLKDNGLLREVKEEIDIDLEIAHASYIEVKRENSQALLFTNVISRETGRKFPPVLTNIYGSKRALELIFDTTPDAVASEISALLKPKKPKNFTEKINFLSYLFSMRKIFVRRLKECGECQQVSHFGENVDLRDLPALKTWEKDGGAFITMGQVYTQSLDGELQNLGMYRLQIYGKNRLGMHWQIHKDGANFFGEYKRAGRKMPVSVAIGGDPLYIWCGQAPLPKGVFELLLYGFVRKSPARLVKSLTNEIYVPHDADYVIEGFVDTEWLELEGPFGDHTGFYTPIEPFPVMEVTAITHKQSPIFHATVVGKPPLEDKYMGWATEHIFLPLLQTTVPELIDYNMPENGVFHNLILAKINTLYPAHAKQAMHAFWGVGQMSFVKHAVFVGADAPKLTDYEALAKFVLDRLGARSLLISEGVCDQLDHASPNACFGGKLGVDATQDFSAGEIERLDDAALLAKFRSANSGVSELAQFVRESKCPICVVKFDKNVVARELFESLLKFRAHFKLLVVLGLENRLENPYMLLWRVVNNIDALRDIYIDGEQICIDATSKDARDGYTREWPQQTDCTREVVESLVRRGIVADEPSVFEKFEIFG; encoded by the coding sequence ATGGACTACATCAAGCTTTTAAAAGATAACGGGCTACTGCGCGAGGTAAAAGAGGAGATCGACATCGACCTTGAAATTGCGCATGCTAGCTACATCGAGGTCAAGCGCGAGAATTCGCAGGCGCTGCTTTTTACAAATGTCATTAGCCGCGAAACGGGGCGAAAATTCCCGCCCGTACTCACAAACATCTACGGCTCAAAGCGCGCGTTGGAGCTCATATTTGACACTACGCCGGATGCTGTAGCGAGCGAGATTTCAGCTCTTTTAAAGCCTAAAAAGCCAAAAAATTTCACCGAAAAGATAAATTTTCTAAGCTATCTTTTCTCGATGCGTAAAATTTTCGTCCGCCGCCTAAAAGAGTGCGGCGAGTGCCAGCAGGTCTCGCACTTTGGCGAAAACGTCGATCTGCGCGACCTTCCAGCGCTAAAAACGTGGGAAAAGGACGGGGGGGCGTTCATCACGATGGGGCAGGTCTATACGCAAAGCCTGGACGGCGAGCTTCAAAATTTAGGCATGTATCGCCTGCAAATTTACGGCAAAAACCGCCTTGGCATGCACTGGCAGATCCATAAGGACGGGGCGAATTTCTTCGGCGAATACAAGCGCGCCGGGCGCAAGATGCCCGTATCCGTCGCGATCGGCGGCGATCCGCTTTATATCTGGTGCGGTCAAGCACCGCTGCCAAAGGGCGTATTCGAGCTGCTGCTTTACGGCTTTGTGCGCAAAAGCCCCGCCCGCCTCGTGAAGTCGCTCACGAATGAAATTTACGTCCCGCACGACGCCGATTACGTGATAGAGGGCTTCGTGGATACCGAGTGGCTCGAGCTTGAAGGGCCTTTTGGCGATCACACGGGCTTTTACACGCCCATTGAGCCCTTCCCTGTGATGGAGGTGACGGCGATTACGCACAAGCAAAGCCCGATTTTTCACGCCACGGTCGTTGGCAAGCCGCCGCTTGAAGACAAATACATGGGCTGGGCGACCGAGCACATTTTCCTGCCGCTTTTGCAAACGACAGTGCCGGAACTCATAGACTACAACATGCCTGAAAACGGCGTCTTTCACAACCTCATCCTTGCTAAAATCAACACGCTTTACCCCGCGCACGCAAAGCAGGCTATGCACGCGTTTTGGGGCGTGGGGCAGATGAGCTTTGTCAAGCATGCCGTCTTTGTCGGGGCTGACGCGCCAAAGCTCACAGACTACGAGGCGCTCGCGAAATTTGTGCTTGATAGGCTGGGGGCGAGATCGCTTCTAATAAGCGAGGGCGTGTGCGACCAGCTCGATCACGCAAGCCCGAATGCCTGCTTTGGCGGCAAGCTTGGCGTGGATGCGACGCAGGATTTTAGTGCGGGCGAGATCGAAAGACTGGATGACGCCGCGCTGCTAGCTAAATTTAGAAGTGCAAATAGCGGCGTGAGCGAGCTGGCGCAGTTTGTGCGCGAGAGCAAATGTCCTATCTGCGTGGTTAAATTTGATAAAAATGTCGTAGCGCGCGAGCTTTTTGAGAGCTTGCTTAAATTTAGAGCGCACTTTAAACTGCTAGTCGTCCTTGGGCTGGAAAATCGCCTCGAAAACCCGTATATGCTGCTTTGGCGCGTGGTAAATAACATCGACGCGCTGCGCGATATTTACATCGACGGCGAGCAAATCTGCATCGACGCCACGAGCAAGGACGCGCGCGACGGCTATACGCGCGAGTGGCCGCAGCAAACAGACTGCACCCGCGAAGTCGTGGAGAGCCTCGTTAGGCGTGGCATCGTGGCGGACGAGCCTAGCGTTTTTGAGAAATTTGAGATTTTTGGATGA
- the hemC gene encoding hydroxymethylbilane synthase, which translates to MKILKIATRKSALALWQSEHIKARLMAQHAGLQVELVGMKTKGDVILDTPLAKIGGKGLFTKELEDSMLSGQTHIAVHSLKDVPVAFPKGLVLAAICSREDVRDAMISERYAKFDDLPQGAKVGTTSLRRKMQLLRMRPDLNIISLRGNVQTRLRKLKEGEFDAIILAMAGINRLNLATEVAHIYPFDIKQMTPAMGQGALGVEAVDDAQILEKIKFLNDERSVIETRVERDFVTLLEGGCQVPIGINARLAGEEIEINTIVGLPDGSEVITENLTAKKSEFESVGKELAREFIARGAKELLKRAEEMANL; encoded by the coding sequence ATGAAAATTTTAAAAATCGCAACGAGAAAAAGTGCGCTCGCACTCTGGCAGAGCGAGCATATCAAGGCGCGGCTGATGGCGCAACATGCTGGGCTACAAGTCGAGCTGGTCGGGATGAAGACCAAAGGCGACGTGATCCTTGACACACCGCTTGCAAAGATCGGCGGCAAGGGGCTTTTCACAAAGGAGCTCGAAGATAGCATGCTAAGCGGGCAAACGCACATCGCCGTGCATAGCCTAAAAGACGTGCCTGTCGCGTTTCCAAAGGGGCTCGTGCTCGCCGCGATCTGCTCGCGCGAAGACGTGCGAGACGCGATGATCAGCGAGCGTTACGCTAAATTTGACGATCTGCCGCAGGGTGCAAAGGTCGGCACGACGAGCTTGCGCCGTAAAATGCAGCTTCTAAGGATGCGCCCCGATCTAAACATCATCTCGCTTCGTGGTAACGTGCAAACAAGGCTACGCAAGCTAAAAGAGGGCGAATTTGATGCGATCATCCTTGCGATGGCGGGCATAAACCGCCTAAATTTAGCCACCGAAGTCGCGCATATTTATCCGTTTGACATCAAGCAGATGACGCCGGCGATGGGGCAGGGGGCGCTCGGAGTCGAGGCGGTAGATGACGCTCAAATCCTAGAAAAGATCAAATTTTTAAACGATGAAAGATCGGTTATCGAAACGCGTGTGGAGCGCGATTTCGTCACGCTTTTAGAGGGCGGATGTCAAGTGCCTATCGGCATAAACGCAAGGCTAGCGGGTGAAGAGATCGAGATAAATACGATCGTGGGGCTACCTGACGGGAGCGAAGTCATCACCGAGAATTTGACCGCCAAAAAGAGCGAGTTTGAGAGCGTTGGCAAGGAGCTTGCGCGCGAATTTATCGCTCGCGGGGCAAAAGAGCTTTTAAAACGCGCCGAGGAGATGGCGAATTTATGA